Part of the Gemmatimonadota bacterium genome, GCAGCTCGTCGGCGAAGACCTCGAAGGAAACCGGCAAATCCGGAATAGCCTGCAGTACCTGGTGAGCGAAAGCCTGGTAGTCCGGTACGCACGCCTTGGCCATGAGCGTCGGATTGGTGGTGAAGCCGTCCACCGCCTGCTGCCGGTACGCCGCGATCATGGCCGACAGGTCCGCGCAGTCCAGGTGGATCGCGATGTTGAGCCCGTGTCCGGACATAGAAGCCATGGGTGGCGTCGCTCGGCTCAAGGCGAGCCAGGCAGCGGCTTCAGGAAGCGTGTGTCTATGTCGATCTCCAATCCCTGGCGGATCGCGCGGATTCCGATCAGTACTCGCTTGCGGCCGCGGCGCTCGATGACAATGCCCTCCACCCCCTGGAACGGCCCGTCAGTGACCCGTACCCCCTGGCCTTCCTTCACAAACGGGCGCGGTTCCGGCTCGATCCCCGTGGCGGCTACTGCGTCCACAAAGAGGCGCACGTTCTCGATGTCGCGGTCGGATATCGGGGTGGGGTAGCCGTTGGCACGCACCACTGTGCTCACGCCCGGCGTCGTGATTACGGGATAAAGATCCTGCAGAGTGAAACGGCCGAACACGTAGCTGGGGAAGAGCGGCCATGGCACGACTTTCTTGCGATCCTTCCACTGTCGCAGGCGGGGGATCAGGGGCAGGTAGCTCTCGAGGCCGCGTTCCCGGAGCAGCCGCTCCACCTGCTTCTCGTGCCGCCCCCGCGTATAACAAGCGTACCAGTGCCGATCGGTATACAGCTCCGGCGGCGGGCTCCGCTCCTCTTC contains:
- a CDS encoding UpxY family transcription antiterminator — its product is MLRSVLSQILTEEERSPPPELYTDRHWYACYTRGRHEKQVERLLRERGLESYLPLIPRLRQWKDRKKVVPWPLFPSYVFGRFTLQDLYPVITTPGVSTVVRANGYPTPISDRDIENVRLFVDAVAATGIEPEPRPFVKEGQGVRVTDGPFQGVEGIVIERRGRKRVLIGIRAIRQGLEIDIDTRFLKPLPGSP